From Sphingobacteriales bacterium:
CGGAAGGTTATGAAGCCCAGATCAGGCCGCGCAGCGGATTGGCATGGAAATACGGAATCACAGTTTTAAACACTCCCGGCACTATAGATGCTGACTACCGGGGTGAAATTCAGGTTATTCTGATCAATCTGTCTAAAGATGACTTTATTCTTGAAAACGGAATGCGTATTGCCCAGATGATTATTTCGAGGCATGAAAAAATCAATTGGGAACTTACTGATAAACTGTCAGATACGACAAGAGGAGCAGGTGGATACGGTCATACGGGCATTAAATAGGATAG
This genomic window contains:
- the dut gene encoding dUTP diphosphatase yields the protein MKIKIVNNSPHPLPAYETILSAGMDIRANIENKITLRPMERYLVPTGLFIELPEGYEAQIRPRSGLAWKYGITVLNTPGTIDADYRGEIQVILINLSKDDFILENGMRIAQMIISRHEKINWELTDKLSDTTRGAGGYGHTGIK